The Geotalea uraniireducens Rf4 genome window below encodes:
- a CDS encoding tetratricopeptide repeat protein: MTTNFDERLAEGISLLETGEYGKAATEFSACIEIEPDNPEGYFCLGEALAESGKQDEAIKTITAGLELAPDDVEALTALGDLYFEGGRHKDAIACYKKVTDLRPKEADGYVSIGLVYNSLERVDDAQKAFNSALEVDPHNVFALNALGDLYYGLGKNDEAVAAYRKGIEIDPDDATAYFNLGDLYYDLGDLDAAEKETLEAIRLDPNFTMSYLTLGNVCIDQERLTDAVKYFELYLKKEKSPQAAEMIAEVKAVVEGLKEEMRKL, from the coding sequence ATGACGACAAATTTCGACGAGCGCCTGGCAGAGGGGATTTCGTTGCTGGAAACCGGAGAATACGGGAAAGCAGCCACAGAGTTCAGCGCCTGCATAGAGATCGAACCTGATAACCCGGAAGGGTATTTTTGCCTTGGCGAAGCGTTGGCCGAGTCGGGAAAACAGGATGAGGCGATAAAAACCATCACTGCCGGGTTGGAACTCGCACCCGATGATGTTGAGGCGCTTACCGCCTTGGGAGACTTGTATTTTGAGGGCGGACGGCACAAGGATGCCATTGCCTGCTATAAAAAGGTAACCGATTTGAGACCGAAAGAGGCGGACGGTTATGTCAGCATCGGACTCGTTTATAACAGTCTGGAGCGGGTTGATGACGCACAGAAGGCGTTCAACAGCGCCCTGGAGGTTGATCCGCACAATGTGTTCGCCCTTAATGCACTTGGCGATCTCTACTACGGCCTCGGCAAGAACGACGAAGCCGTTGCCGCTTACAGGAAAGGGATTGAGATCGACCCTGACGACGCCACGGCTTACTTCAACCTGGGTGACCTCTATTACGATCTCGGCGACCTCGACGCTGCCGAGAAGGAAACACTGGAGGCGATCCGCCTCGACCCGAATTTCACCATGTCCTACCTGACCCTCGGCAATGTCTGTATCGACCAGGAGCGCCTGACAGATGCCGTCAAGTATTTCGAGCTCTACCTGAAGAAAGAGAAATCGCCCCAGGCTGCGGAGATGATTGCAGAGGTCAAAGCCGTTGTGGAAGGTTTGAAGGAAGAAATGAGAAAATTGTAA
- the ptsP gene encoding phosphoenolpyruvate--protein phosphotransferase, with translation MGEDSRETLGLRTLEDISGLILHSHDLQETLDNIVNLVAKRMGSDVCSIYLLEDDGETLRLKASKGLSKGSVGKITMKTSEGLTGLAVEQRGIVATDNAPLHPRYKYFRETKEEKFQSFLGVPLFERKTPVGVIVVQTRESRVFTPAEISTISTIAYQISSIVINAKLLDSVHQKEEERAFFALELEKMKAGGVMEGVTAGPAKKSAKQPFSLTGTAVSPGFSWGKIYILNRNTKDCIELERIRPRPEERKRFQIALEKAKIQTLYMEKRVAEILSKEDAAIFHSHLMIMEDRGFVAKIVDLIDSDYGASRAVKEVVGYYVQAFSKMEDPYLRERSADMEDIGRRIIDALNGNSRTQAKFREKRIIVADDILPSDMATMDHEKILGIVTEKGNVNSHAAIMAKSLGIPAVLGVDGLMKHIALRNEVIVDGTSGHIYINPDNSIKVEYERLQRDFSLKQRELDGLRDLPAETKDGVRVSLRANIGLLNDVKVALANGAEGVGLYRTEFPYMARKSFPNRVEQYTLYRKILEGFHGHTVAIRTLDIGGDKGLSYFAYPKEDNPFMGWRSIRVSLEEEGIFREQLAGILMASTYGKATIMFPMISSVDEIRTIKRILKEVQNELVQDEKPFDTDIRLGIMVEIPAAVQIADILIKEVDFFSIGTNDLIQYTMAADRNNPKVKKYYDPYHPAVLHSIKQVADAAKKAHKQVSLCGEMAADPVTAVLLLGMGITDFSLSAPYIPLIKQAIRCVDMAEARRIAEHALQMESSSAIREYLEKIKSELGL, from the coding sequence ATGGGCGAAGACAGCCGTGAAACACTGGGACTCCGCACGCTGGAAGACATCAGCGGTTTGATTCTCCACTCCCACGATTTACAGGAGACGCTGGATAATATAGTCAACCTTGTGGCAAAGCGAATGGGTTCCGACGTTTGCTCCATCTACCTTTTGGAAGACGACGGCGAAACCCTCCGGCTCAAGGCCAGCAAGGGTCTTTCCAAGGGGTCGGTAGGAAAGATCACCATGAAGACCTCGGAAGGCCTCACCGGCCTGGCTGTGGAGCAGCGGGGAATAGTGGCGACCGACAATGCCCCGCTCCATCCACGCTATAAATACTTCCGCGAAACCAAGGAAGAAAAATTCCAGTCCTTTCTGGGCGTCCCCCTGTTCGAGCGCAAAACGCCCGTCGGCGTAATAGTCGTTCAAACCCGCGAATCGAGGGTCTTCACCCCGGCGGAGATAAGCACCATCTCCACCATCGCCTACCAGATCAGCAGCATCGTCATCAACGCCAAGCTACTCGACTCCGTTCATCAGAAGGAGGAAGAGCGCGCCTTTTTTGCACTGGAACTCGAAAAAATGAAGGCCGGCGGCGTCATGGAGGGCGTAACTGCCGGACCGGCAAAGAAGAGCGCCAAACAGCCGTTCTCGTTGACCGGGACGGCGGTATCACCCGGTTTTTCCTGGGGAAAGATCTATATCCTGAACCGCAACACAAAGGACTGCATCGAGCTGGAACGGATCAGACCGCGCCCGGAAGAACGCAAGCGGTTTCAGATCGCCCTGGAAAAGGCGAAGATCCAGACACTCTACATGGAAAAACGTGTGGCTGAGATACTCTCCAAAGAGGACGCCGCAATCTTCCACAGCCACCTCATGATTATGGAAGACCGCGGTTTCGTTGCCAAGATTGTGGACCTCATAGACAGTGATTACGGTGCAAGCCGGGCCGTGAAGGAAGTGGTCGGCTACTACGTGCAGGCCTTCTCCAAGATGGAAGACCCGTACCTGCGGGAACGTTCCGCGGACATGGAAGACATCGGCCGGCGCATCATCGATGCCCTCAACGGCAACAGCCGCACTCAGGCGAAGTTCAGGGAAAAACGGATAATTGTTGCCGACGACATCCTTCCCTCGGACATGGCAACCATGGACCATGAAAAAATCCTCGGCATTGTCACGGAGAAAGGTAACGTGAATTCCCATGCCGCCATCATGGCCAAATCCCTCGGTATTCCGGCGGTGCTCGGCGTGGATGGTTTAATGAAGCACATCGCCCTCCGCAACGAGGTGATAGTTGACGGCACTTCCGGGCACATCTACATAAATCCGGACAACAGCATAAAGGTCGAGTACGAAAGACTACAGCGGGATTTCAGCCTCAAACAGCGCGAACTCGATGGGCTGCGCGACCTGCCGGCTGAAACCAAAGACGGCGTCAGGGTCTCGCTGCGGGCAAACATCGGTCTTTTAAACGATGTCAAGGTTGCACTGGCCAATGGCGCCGAAGGGGTCGGTCTCTACCGCACGGAATTCCCGTACATGGCCCGCAAATCCTTTCCCAACAGGGTTGAACAGTACACACTTTACCGGAAAATACTCGAAGGCTTCCATGGTCACACGGTCGCCATCCGCACCCTGGACATCGGCGGGGACAAAGGACTTTCCTACTTCGCCTACCCCAAGGAGGACAACCCGTTCATGGGGTGGCGCTCCATCAGGGTCTCCCTGGAAGAGGAAGGCATCTTTCGCGAGCAGCTCGCCGGAATACTCATGGCCTCGACCTACGGCAAGGCCACCATCATGTTCCCGATGATTTCGAGTGTCGATGAGATCAGGACAATCAAGAGGATCTTGAAAGAAGTTCAGAACGAACTGGTGCAGGATGAGAAACCGTTCGATACCGACATCCGACTCGGGATCATGGTGGAGATACCGGCCGCCGTCCAGATCGCCGACATTCTCATCAAGGAAGTGGACTTTTTCAGCATCGGCACCAACGACCTGATTCAGTACACCATGGCGGCGGACCGCAACAACCCGAAGGTGAAAAAATACTACGACCCCTATCACCCGGCCGTGCTGCACTCCATCAAACAAGTGGCTGATGCGGCAAAAAAGGCGCATAAGCAGGTTTCGCTCTGCGGAGAGATGGCCGCAGACCCGGTTACCGCTGTGCTCCTGCTCGGCATGGGGATAACGGATTTTAGTCTGTCGGCCCCATACATACCTCTCATCAAACAGGCAATACGATGCGTGGACATGGCTGAGGCGCGAAGGATCGCCGAACATGCACTGCAGATGGAGAGCAGCAGCGCTATCCGCGAATATCTGGAGAAAATAAAGTCAGAGCTCGGACTATGA
- a CDS encoding LemA family protein, with amino-acid sequence MRRTIFMLLGLFTLPLLFGCGYNTLKSKEVTTSKAWNDLGFACRQRLELVGNYLDIVRKHAVNESKVLHDVETATHDAISAGCPITPPDTSQKLNRFRDVQAELTKTLARLQVITGNYPELINDYSYITIQKRLEVVESHINEAITNYNSASHDFNTCKSTFPNSLTNALLLRYNDKEPFRASEKVMLVEGKDS; translated from the coding sequence TTGCGAAGAACGATTTTCATGTTACTGGGGCTGTTCACCCTGCCGCTCCTTTTCGGATGCGGTTACAACACGCTGAAGAGTAAAGAAGTGACGACATCGAAGGCTTGGAACGATCTGGGTTTCGCATGCCGGCAACGCCTTGAACTGGTTGGGAATTATCTGGACATAGTGCGGAAACACGCGGTCAATGAGAGTAAGGTCCTGCATGATGTTGAAACAGCCACACACGACGCTATCAGTGCCGGCTGCCCCATAACCCCTCCCGATACATCGCAAAAACTAAATAGATTCCGCGACGTTCAGGCAGAACTTACCAAGACGCTGGCACGTCTTCAGGTCATCACCGGTAACTACCCTGAGCTAATAAACGACTACAGTTACATTACCATCCAGAAAAGGCTTGAAGTCGTGGAAAGCCACATCAACGAAGCGATAACCAACTACAATTCTGCCAGTCATGACTTCAACACATGCAAGAGTACCTTCCCCAACTCGCTGACCAATGCCCTGCTGCTCCGCTATAACGATAAAGAACCTTTCAGGGCCTCTGAAAAAGTCATGCTGGTGGAAGGCAAAGATTCCTGA
- a CDS encoding pyruvate carboxylase, producing MAQRKFRKIMAANRGEIAIRIFRACTELGIGTVAIYSEEDKLSLHRYKADEAYLIGKGKSPIDAYLGIDEIIALALKRDVDAIHPGYGFLSENAEFAEKCEAAGIAFIGPTAEMQRRLGDKVAARKVAVAAGVPVVPGTEDPIEHEEEALIFAKNYGYPIIIKAAAGGGGRGMRVANNRKELVEGIASARSEAKAAFGNAAVFLERYLENPKHIEVQVLGDSFGNLVHFFERDCSIQRRHQKVVEFAPSLCITPEMREELCAAALKIAGQVGYRNAGTVEFLLDQEGNFYFIEMNPRIQVEHTVTEMITGRNLVQDQILVAEGKPLSDPEINIPNQDAIKMWGHAIQCRITTEDPANNFAPDFGILKAYRSSAGFGVRLDAGNAFTGAQITPHYDSLLVKVSSWGLTFEEASRIMHRSLQEFRIRGVKTNIAFLENVITHPVFLNGKCDTSFIDKHPELLKFEEKKDRATKVLNFIGDVIVNGSPGVDKPLKSSDLLDAKVPDIDYMKPRPAGTRDIFMEKGADGLSKWILEQKKLLVTDTTMRDAHQSLLATRVRSYDLLKIAEPTSYLASDLFSLEMWGGATFDVSMRFLKECPWQRLHKLSEAIPNVLFQMLLRGSNAVGYTNYSDNVVERFVEEAAQSGIDIFRVFDSLNWTRGMRVAMDAVRKQGKICEASICYTGDITDPKRDKYPLEYYVNMAKELESMGAHILAIKDMAGLLKPFAASKLIKALKAEIGIPIHLHTHDTSSNGGAMLLMACQAGVDIVDAALSSISGLTSQPNLNALVAALKGSEWDTGLNEESLQKLANYWETVRDYYTPFESGLKSGTAEVYHHEIPGGQYSNYKPQVAGLGLLDRWEECKEMYHRVNLLFGDIVKVTPSSKVVGDMAMFLVKNNMDVDDVYVKGDDLSFPESVTGMFKGMIGQPYQGFPRELQRIILKGEEPISCRPGELLEPVDFDEERLKVEAKVGHPVDDKGLISYILYPHVFPEFDRHRQEYSDTSVIPTPIFFYGLEPGQETSIEIQPGKTLIIKLNAIGRVHPDGTRHIYFELNGDARQVTVRDQSAVSGEAVREKADKGNPQHIGAPMPGKVLKVNVKAGDEVCAGDVLMVTEAMKMETNIKVKEDGKIAEVKFKEGDKVEKDDLLLVLG from the coding sequence ATGGCACAACGGAAATTCAGAAAGATTATGGCGGCAAACCGTGGCGAGATTGCGATTCGCATTTTTCGCGCTTGTACCGAACTGGGCATAGGCACGGTGGCCATTTATTCCGAGGAAGATAAGCTGTCGCTGCATCGTTACAAAGCGGATGAGGCGTACCTGATCGGTAAGGGAAAGAGCCCGATCGATGCATATCTGGGCATAGACGAGATCATTGCCCTGGCCCTGAAAAGGGATGTGGACGCCATTCACCCCGGATACGGCTTCCTTTCGGAGAATGCCGAATTTGCCGAGAAGTGCGAGGCGGCCGGCATTGCCTTTATCGGTCCGACTGCGGAAATGCAGCGACGGCTTGGGGATAAGGTTGCTGCCCGTAAAGTGGCGGTAGCTGCCGGAGTTCCCGTGGTTCCCGGCACTGAGGACCCTATTGAGCACGAGGAAGAGGCCCTTATCTTTGCCAAGAACTACGGCTATCCGATCATCATCAAGGCGGCAGCCGGCGGCGGCGGCCGTGGGATGCGGGTTGCCAACAACCGCAAGGAGCTGGTCGAGGGGATTGCCAGTGCCCGCAGCGAAGCGAAGGCTGCCTTCGGTAATGCGGCGGTCTTTCTTGAACGCTACCTGGAGAACCCGAAGCATATCGAGGTGCAGGTGCTGGGAGACAGCTTCGGGAACCTGGTTCACTTTTTCGAGCGCGATTGTTCCATCCAGCGCCGCCACCAGAAGGTGGTGGAGTTTGCCCCATCGCTCTGCATCACCCCGGAGATGCGCGAAGAGCTGTGTGCCGCAGCGCTCAAGATTGCCGGTCAGGTTGGCTACCGCAATGCCGGTACCGTGGAATTTCTCCTTGATCAGGAGGGGAATTTCTATTTCATCGAGATGAACCCGCGTATCCAGGTTGAACATACGGTAACCGAAATGATTACCGGCCGCAACCTGGTGCAGGATCAGATACTGGTTGCGGAAGGGAAACCGCTTTCTGATCCCGAAATCAACATCCCGAACCAGGACGCCATCAAGATGTGGGGCCATGCCATCCAGTGCCGTATTACTACCGAAGACCCGGCAAACAACTTCGCCCCGGATTTCGGCATCCTCAAGGCATATCGCTCATCGGCCGGATTCGGCGTGCGGCTCGATGCCGGCAATGCCTTTACCGGTGCGCAGATCACCCCTCACTATGACTCACTCCTGGTTAAGGTGAGTTCCTGGGGCCTGACCTTCGAGGAGGCGTCGCGCATCATGCACCGCTCCCTCCAGGAATTTCGTATCCGCGGCGTGAAGACCAATATTGCCTTCCTGGAAAACGTCATCACCCATCCGGTCTTTCTCAACGGCAAATGCGACACGTCGTTCATCGACAAGCATCCTGAGCTCTTGAAGTTTGAGGAGAAAAAGGACCGGGCCACCAAGGTCCTCAATTTCATCGGCGATGTAATCGTCAACGGTTCGCCCGGGGTTGACAAGCCTCTCAAATCTTCCGATCTGCTTGACGCCAAAGTGCCGGACATCGATTACATGAAACCGCGGCCAGCTGGAACCCGCGACATTTTCATGGAAAAGGGCGCGGACGGCCTTTCCAAATGGATACTTGAACAAAAAAAGCTCCTCGTCACTGACACCACCATGCGCGACGCCCACCAGTCGCTGCTCGCTACCCGGGTCAGGAGCTATGACCTGCTGAAGATTGCCGAACCGACCTCCTATCTTGCTTCCGATCTCTTTTCCCTGGAGATGTGGGGCGGGGCCACATTTGACGTCTCCATGCGCTTTCTCAAGGAATGCCCCTGGCAGAGGCTGCACAAACTGTCCGAGGCGATCCCCAATGTCCTTTTCCAGATGCTTCTCCGGGGTTCCAATGCTGTCGGCTACACCAACTACTCGGATAACGTGGTCGAGCGATTTGTGGAGGAAGCGGCCCAGTCAGGCATCGATATCTTCCGCGTTTTCGACTCCCTCAACTGGACCAGGGGGATGCGGGTGGCGATGGACGCCGTGCGCAAACAGGGGAAGATCTGCGAAGCCTCCATCTGTTACACCGGGGATATTACCGATCCCAAGCGCGACAAGTATCCGCTGGAGTACTACGTAAACATGGCGAAGGAGCTGGAGTCAATGGGTGCCCACATCCTTGCCATCAAGGACATGGCCGGCCTCCTCAAGCCTTTTGCCGCTTCGAAGCTGATAAAGGCTTTGAAGGCTGAGATCGGCATCCCGATTCACCTTCACACCCACGATACTTCCAGCAACGGCGGCGCAATGCTTCTGATGGCCTGCCAGGCGGGAGTGGATATCGTCGATGCTGCGCTTTCGTCCATCTCGGGCCTTACTTCCCAGCCAAACCTCAATGCCCTGGTAGCTGCCCTGAAGGGTAGCGAATGGGATACCGGTCTTAACGAGGAGAGCCTGCAGAAGCTGGCCAACTATTGGGAGACGGTGCGCGACTACTACACGCCCTTTGAGTCGGGGCTTAAGAGCGGCACGGCCGAAGTTTACCACCACGAGATTCCCGGCGGCCAGTACTCCAACTATAAGCCGCAGGTGGCCGGTCTCGGCCTGTTGGACCGCTGGGAAGAGTGCAAGGAGATGTATCACAGGGTCAACCTGCTCTTTGGCGATATCGTCAAGGTGACGCCGTCTTCCAAGGTGGTGGGGGACATGGCCATGTTCCTGGTGAAGAACAACATGGATGTGGACGATGTGTACGTCAAAGGGGACGATCTTAGCTTCCCCGAGTCGGTAACGGGGATGTTCAAGGGGATGATCGGCCAGCCCTATCAGGGCTTTCCCCGTGAATTGCAGCGCATCATTCTCAAGGGAGAGGAGCCGATCAGCTGCCGTCCGGGAGAACTGCTCGAGCCGGTGGATTTCGACGAAGAACGGCTCAAGGTCGAGGCTAAAGTCGGGCATCCGGTTGATGATAAGGGGCTTATCTCTTACATCCTCTATCCGCACGTCTTTCCTGAATTCGACCGGCACCGCCAGGAGTATTCGGATACCTCGGTCATTCCGACACCAATTTTCTTTTACGGACTTGAACCGGGCCAGGAGACATCCATTGAGATTCAACCGGGCAAGACACTCATTATCAAACTCAACGCCATTGGCCGCGTTCACCCTGACGGCACCCGCCATATTTACTTCGAACTGAATGGCGATGCCCGCCAGGTAACGGTGCGCGACCAGTCGGCAGTATCCGGCGAGGCTGTGCGGGAAAAGGCCGACAAGGGCAATCCGCAGCATATCGGCGCCCCCATGCCGGGCAAGGTATTGAAGGTGAACGTCAAGGCCGGCGATGAAGTGTGTGCCGGCGATGTGCTGATGGTTACCGAGGCAATGAAGATGGAGACCAACATCAAGGTCAAAGAAGATGGCAAGATCGCTGAAGTCAAGTTCAAGGAAGGGGACAAGGTCGAGAAGGATGACCTGTTGCTGGTTCTGGGGTAA
- a CDS encoding peptidylprolyl isomerase, with protein MISAKKIFSYSLAALVLITIQTWSAFGDEQKAPQTEQKSAQTTEKKSAPTDPVAKVNDTIITRLDLDRAVKVLVSQNRLPQPLPPESLKQAEEAALDQLISAELLYQAGQKTEIRDLEKQVEEKVSQNKAKFPSADEFEKALKSVEMTEKDLKEFTRKDVVISNFIEKNIAEKTKVTEADAKKFYDDNPDKFKQEPSVKASHILCGVEASATAEEKKKAKEKAEALLKKIKAGEDFATLAKSESTCPSSKQGGDLGFFSKGQMVAPFEKAAFALKPGEVSDVVETQFGYHIIKLTEKKEGGTIKFDEVKEKIENYLKNLKIQKAIGECLVELKGKAKIEKL; from the coding sequence ATGATTTCGGCAAAGAAGATATTTTCCTACTCGCTTGCAGCCCTTGTCCTTATTACCATCCAGACCTGGTCCGCCTTCGGTGATGAGCAGAAGGCGCCACAAACAGAGCAAAAGAGTGCTCAAACGACGGAAAAGAAAAGTGCCCCTACCGATCCCGTCGCCAAAGTAAACGACACGATCATCACCCGTTTGGACCTGGATCGTGCGGTGAAAGTACTGGTTTCCCAAAACAGACTTCCACAGCCGCTGCCCCCCGAATCATTGAAACAAGCTGAGGAAGCCGCCCTCGACCAGCTTATATCCGCAGAGCTCCTCTACCAGGCTGGCCAGAAAACCGAGATAAGGGATCTGGAGAAGCAGGTCGAAGAAAAGGTCAGCCAAAACAAGGCAAAGTTTCCTTCAGCAGATGAATTCGAAAAAGCCCTCAAATCCGTGGAAATGACGGAAAAAGACCTGAAAGAGTTCACCCGCAAGGACGTAGTCATCAGCAACTTTATTGAAAAAAATATTGCCGAAAAAACCAAGGTTACAGAGGCCGACGCGAAAAAATTCTACGATGATAATCCCGACAAATTCAAGCAGGAGCCGAGCGTAAAGGCCAGCCATATCTTGTGCGGCGTTGAGGCTAGCGCCACCGCCGAAGAAAAGAAAAAAGCCAAGGAAAAGGCCGAGGCTTTGCTGAAAAAGATCAAAGCCGGTGAAGATTTTGCAACCCTGGCAAAATCCGAATCAACCTGCCCGAGCAGCAAGCAGGGGGGAGATCTGGGTTTCTTCAGTAAAGGGCAGATGGTTGCCCCTTTTGAAAAGGCAGCCTTTGCCCTCAAGCCCGGCGAGGTCAGTGACGTGGTGGAAACCCAGTTCGGCTACCACATCATCAAACTCACCGAGAAGAAAGAAGGCGGAACCATCAAGTTCGACGAGGTTAAGGAAAAGATCGAGAACTACCTGAAGAATCTGAAGATTCAGAAGGCCATAGGCGAATGCCTGGTTGAGCTGAAAGGCAAGGCCAAGATCGAAAAATTATAG
- a CDS encoding DUF1450 domain-containing protein, with protein MKVRFCEHNKGKSKVVNRLRENFPRLDVKVTGCIKKCGPCHKTPFAAVDGKTVCGIDADDLYKKIVKVLSG; from the coding sequence ATGAAAGTGCGTTTCTGCGAACACAACAAGGGGAAATCAAAGGTCGTCAACCGACTGCGGGAAAATTTCCCCAGGCTTGACGTGAAGGTGACCGGCTGCATAAAGAAGTGCGGCCCCTGCCACAAGACCCCTTTTGCAGCGGTTGACGGCAAGACGGTTTGCGGCATAGACGCGGACGACCTTTATAAAAAGATAGTAAAGGTTCTCAGTGGTTAG
- a CDS encoding ferritin — MLNKKMYAALNKHMNVELYSSYLYLSMSSYANSIGLKGTANWFMVQYQEEMVHFMKFYNYINSQGEHVELSGISAPPSEYKSLLDMFEQTLKHEQFITRCINDLIDLALNEKDHATHIFMQWFITEQIEEEDNDRDIIGKLKLIGDNGQGILMLDNELATRVFTPPAATVA; from the coding sequence ATGCTGAACAAAAAAATGTATGCGGCATTAAATAAGCACATGAACGTGGAACTATATTCATCGTATCTTTATCTTTCCATGTCTTCCTATGCCAACTCCATCGGCCTGAAGGGAACTGCCAACTGGTTCATGGTGCAATACCAGGAGGAGATGGTTCATTTCATGAAGTTTTACAACTACATCAATAGTCAGGGGGAGCATGTGGAGCTTTCCGGAATCTCTGCTCCGCCGAGCGAATACAAGTCGTTGCTCGATATGTTCGAACAGACGTTGAAGCATGAGCAGTTTATTACCAGGTGTATAAACGACTTGATCGATCTGGCCCTCAATGAAAAGGACCATGCAACGCATATTTTCATGCAATGGTTTATTACCGAACAGATAGAGGAGGAGGACAACGATCGCGATATTATCGGCAAGCTGAAGCTGATTGGCGATAATGGCCAGGGTATTCTCATGCTCGACAACGAGCTGGCGACCCGCGTCTTTACACCGCCTGCGGCTACTGTTGCGTAA
- a CDS encoding phosphotransferase: MLIEMHSHTAEHSPCSSVSAVELVRRVFAKGLQGIVLTDHHHLWAMEDLNSLRRAAEVPDHFLILSGQELSSAEIGDVLVFGATRTLPRGTPLLEVRRLYPEAALVWAHPYRGSRIPSEEELQDPLLDGIEIFNSNHTVRGNTRGLQDWHRYRFTAIAGTDTHGKSYAGTYPTYFDHPINNIAELAEEIRRGRCRPFLKEIPRSGANSRVTEVTIGTKGMDEERERIIIKTLENRQKWNAAERGYHIMKTVFSHGFDGGLYRVPRPIDEDAASMTLIEQGMRGKSLFDKLLTASVEDGAEYLRLTARWLAKLHNCRLVITPADEFLERESKRLGKYIERFADIRHSQLRKASEIAAVVREAEQQLVRDAPALLVQGHGDFHPKNVFVGQDRQENRATLYVAAIDFESSLLLPPAFDIGCFLAQFRNQFFNHEEILRNCPESLFLNAYLEAADSVSADFGRQVELFRARTNLSIAAYLIKLGLGDSEDLWRLLVEAEKAVCNLGP, from the coding sequence ATGCTCATCGAGATGCATTCTCATACCGCGGAACATTCACCGTGCAGCAGCGTTTCCGCTGTTGAACTGGTCAGGCGGGTATTTGCCAAGGGGCTGCAAGGGATCGTCCTGACCGATCACCACCACCTCTGGGCTATGGAGGATCTGAATTCGCTGCGACGGGCCGCTGAGGTGCCGGACCACTTCCTTATCCTTTCCGGGCAGGAGCTGAGCAGTGCGGAAATCGGCGATGTCCTGGTTTTCGGGGCAACCCGGACATTACCGCGCGGCACCCCGCTTCTTGAAGTCCGCCGGCTTTATCCCGAGGCGGCGCTTGTCTGGGCCCATCCCTACCGGGGATCAAGAATCCCGTCGGAAGAGGAACTCCAGGACCCGCTTCTGGACGGCATCGAGATATTCAATTCCAACCACACGGTGAGGGGGAACACTCGGGGACTCCAGGACTGGCACCGCTACCGGTTCACTGCCATCGCCGGCACCGATACTCACGGAAAGAGCTATGCGGGGACGTATCCCACCTATTTCGATCATCCGATAAATAACATTGCGGAATTGGCTGAGGAAATCAGACGGGGGCGTTGCCGTCCTTTCCTCAAGGAGATTCCCCGCTCAGGCGCCAATAGCCGGGTGACGGAAGTCACCATCGGCACCAAAGGGATGGATGAGGAGCGGGAAAGAATTATCATCAAGACCCTTGAGAACCGGCAGAAATGGAATGCGGCGGAACGTGGCTATCATATTATGAAAACGGTGTTTAGCCACGGGTTTGACGGCGGCCTTTACCGGGTGCCGCGGCCAATCGACGAGGATGCCGCTTCCATGACCCTCATCGAGCAGGGGATGCGCGGCAAGTCGTTGTTCGACAAGCTGCTCACCGCATCCGTGGAGGACGGCGCGGAATATCTTCGCTTAACTGCCCGCTGGCTGGCTAAGCTGCACAATTGCCGACTTGTGATAACCCCAGCCGATGAGTTTCTGGAAAGGGAATCAAAAAGGCTCGGTAAATATATTGAACGGTTTGCGGACATTCGTCATTCCCAACTGCGCAAGGCCTCGGAAATTGCGGCAGTGGTGCGGGAGGCCGAGCAGCAACTGGTCAGGGACGCCCCGGCTCTTCTGGTGCAGGGGCATGGAGATTTCCATCCCAAAAATGTTTTCGTCGGCCAGGACAGACAGGAGAACCGGGCTACCCTCTATGTGGCGGCCATAGACTTCGAAAGTTCCCTTTTGCTTCCCCCCGCGTTTGATATCGGCTGCTTTCTGGCCCAGTTCCGCAACCAGTTCTTCAATCACGAAGAAATCCTGCGCAATTGCCCCGAATCCCTTTTTCTGAACGCGTATCTGGAGGCCGCTGATAGCGTCAGCGCAGACTTTGGCCGGCAGGTGGAACTGTTTCGGGCCAGGACGAACCTGAGCATTGCCGCCTATCTTATCAAGCTCGGCCTGGGTGACAGCGAAGACCTGTGGCGGCTGCTCGTAGAAGCGGAGAAGGCAGTCTGCAATCTCGGTCCGTGA